The DNA region TCCCCGCCGAGTCCACGGGCGTGCGCGAGGGCCAGTGGCAGCACTCGATAGGGGGCGACCTGTACGGCAGGACCCTGGGAATCGTCGGCCTCGGGCGCCTCGGCTCGCGGGTAGCCACCGTGGGCCGTGCCTTCGGGATGCGCGTACTGGCGTGGAGCAGCAACCTCGAACCGTCCACGGCACGCGAGCGCGGGGCCGAACCGGTCAACAAGCAGACGCTGTTCGCCGAGTCCGACGTCGTCACCGTCCACTACAAGCTCAGCGAGCGCAGCACCGGGCTGATCGGCTGCGAGGAGCTGTCGTGGATGAAGCCCACCGCGTACCTCGTCAACACCTCGCGCGGGCCGCTGATCGACACCGACGCGCTCGTCGACGCACTCGTCGAGGGCCGTATCGCGGGCGCGGGCCTGGACGTCTACGACGTCGAGCCGCTGCCCGCCGACCACCCGCTGCGCACGGCGCCGCGCACGGTCCTCACGCCGCACATCGGCTACGTGACCGAGGAGACCTACCGGATCTTCTACGGGGAGGCCGTCGAGGACATCGCCGCCTGGGCCGAGGGGAACCCGGTGCGCACGCTCGCCCCCTGAGCACCGGGCGGACGCCGGAGCCCGTCCGGCGCGCGTCCCCCGCCGGGCGGTGTGACCCTGGTGTCTACGGACACCCGTGCGTCCACGGACACCGAGCGAAGGGACGGCGGCATGGCGAAGCGAGTGGTGGCGGAGTCCTACGGGGGCCCGGAAGCGCTGTCGCTGATCGACTCCGACGTGCCCGCGCCGGGCCAAGGGGAGGTCACGCTGCGTGCCTTGGCCATCGGCGTGAACCCCCTGGACTACAAGCTCTACAGCGGCGGCATGGGCAAGGACCCCGCCGCGCTCCCCATGCCCGTGGGGCTGGAACTGTCCGGGACGGTGACCGCCGTGGGGCGCGGCTCCGAGGGCCCGGCCGGTCCCCTCTCCGTGGGCGACGAGGTGATGGCCTACCCGGCGCCGGGCGCCTATGCGACGGATCTGACCGTCCCGGCGTCGAGCGTCGTACCGAAGCCGCCTGAGCTGTCATGGGAGGCGGCGGCCGGGCTGCTCCTCACCGGGGCCACGGCCGTGCACGCGCTCACCGTCGTAGACCCCTCGGAGGGCGAGACGCTGCTGATCCACGGCGCCTCGGGCGGCGTCGGCCTGCTCGCCGTGCAGATCGCGGCGGCCTCGGGCGCGAGGGTCGTGGGCACGGCGAGCGAGCGTCATCTGGAGCTGGTCGAGCGCTACGGCGCGACCGCGCTGCCGTACGGGGACGGGCTGCTGAAGCGCGTACGGGAGGCGGCGCCGGACGGCGTGGACGCCGTCGTCGACACCTCCGGCACACGTGAGGCGATCGACGCCTCCCTCGAACTCGTGCCGGACAGGGAGCGCATCGTCTCCATCCTCGCCTTCGACCGCGGCGACACCGGCATCAAGCTGATCGGCGGCGCCCCCAACGCGGACCCGGGCACCCAGATCAGGGCCGGCGCCTGGCGGCGGCTCATCAGGCTGGTGCGCCAGGGCGAGTTGGAGGTACCGGTCTCACGTTCGTACTCCCTGGCCGAGGCCGCCGAGGCCCACCGCTTCCTCGCGGAGGGCCACCCGGGCGGCAAGGTCGTACTGCTTCCCTGACGGGGGCACAGGGGCCGCGTCGGCATAAGGGCCTGGCTTCGGCCTCCGGGTCCGGCGCGGCGCCCGGTTGTCCGCGCGGGTACGGGCACCGAGCGGTACGGGCACGAAGCCGTACCGGCACGGAGCGGTAAGTCCGTGAGTCCGCTCAGTCCGGTAGCCGCTCACGCAGGAACGCGAGGGTGCGCTCCCACGCCAGCCGCGTCGAGTCGGGGTCGTAGGTCCCCAGGTGGTTCTCCTCGTTGGCGAAGGCATGACCGGCCGGATAGCGCTCGATGGTCACCTTCGCGCCGGACTCCGCACGGATGCGGGCGGCGATCTCCTCGGCGCGGGCGGGCGTGGCGTTCTCGTCCAATTCGCCGTAGTGGCCGAGGACATCGGCCCGCACGCCGGAGAAGTCCACTTCGTCGTCGCTCGCCACTCCGTAGTACGGCACGGCCGCGGCGATCCTCTCCCCCGCCTCGGCGGCGAGCGCGAGTACGAAGCCACCGCCCATGCAGAAGCCGACGGCGCCCACGGCGTCGCCCCGTACCGCCTCGTGTGCGAGCAAGTAGTCGACGGCGCCCACGAGTTCACGTACGGCCGTGTTCATCGGCAGCTCCGAGGCGAGCCGTGCCGCGTCGTCGCTGTCGTGCGTGGTGCGACCGCCGTAGAGGTCGGGCGCGAGCGCCACGAACCCGGCGGCGGCGAACTGGTCCGCCACGTCCGCGATCTGGTCGGTGAGTCCCCACCACTCCTGGATGACGACGACTCCCGGGCCGGTGCCGCCCTCGGGCAGGGCGAGATAGCCGTAGATCTCCACGCCGTCGGCGTCGAAGCGCAGGTTCTGGCGCAAGGGTGGTGCGGACAACGGTGGGCCGCCTTTCTGCTCGGTGTGCGCTGGCCGGTGCGGTCTCACAAGGACACGAACGCGTACAGGGACAGGGAGAGGGACAGGGACACGAACGCGTGCGCGGACACATACTCATGCGAGCTTTACGGAAGCCCGCCGGGTCGGTGTGTGCCCTGCGAGACGGCCGATAACCCGCCGAAGCGGAAGATCACGCACGGATGGCGCGGTATGGCCACGCCCGCCCCTGGACTCCACCCCCGGAGCGCACCGGTCAGTGCAGCACCCGAAGCCCCACGGCCCCCGTGACGATCAGCAGCAGACACACCACGCGTGCCACGGTGACGGCGTCCCCCAGCGCCGCCATCCCGTAGACCGCCGTGCCGAGGGCCCCGATCCCGACCCATACGCCGTACGCGGTGCCCAGCGGGATGTGGCCCACCGCGTAAGAGAGCCCGGCCATGCTCGCCGCCAGCGCTCCGACGAAGAGCAGCGACGGCCACAGCCTGTGGAAATTGCCGGACGCCTCCAGCGCACCGGCCCAAACGGTCTCCAGTACGCCCGAGACGACGAGAACCACCCAGGCGAGCCCCATTCGACGCGCTCCACTCCGCTCCACCCGCACCGCCGTGCGGCCGACCACCGATGACATCCGGCAGTCGACCACACGCGGGCGGGAGCGGCGGCGCAGGAACACCCGCGCCGGGCGGCCTCCGTCTCGGGCGCCCCGCGTCGGACGGCCGCGTCGGGCGGCACGGCCCGGTACGGCCGCGTCAGGACGGCCCGGTTCCGAACGGCCGCGTCAGACGCCGATGTCGCCGCCGTCCTTGCGCCAGACGCTGACGACCGCGGGCCGCACATAGGAGCCCGGCCCGTCGGGCCACTGCGACGCGGGCTCCTCCACGCTCGCGCCGTCGATCTCGCCGGGATGCTGTACGGAGACCAGCACCCGGCGGTCCTGGATCAGCGGACCGCAGGTCTCCGCCCCGTTCGGCACCGTCAGGAACTGCCGCACCTCGCCGCGCCGGCTTCCTGCCGTGGTGGCCACGCCGAACAGGCCGTCGTGGAAACCGAGTTGGCCGTCGTCCGTGGCGAGCCACAGATTGCCGTAATCGTCGAAGGCCACATTGTCGGGGCACGAGATGGGGCTGACCTGGTCCTTGGGGAAGCCCCCGAAGTATGTGCCCGGGTCCTCCGGGTCGCCGCACACCAGGAACAGCCGCCACGTGAAGCGCCGCGCCGCCGGGTCGTCGCCATGCTCGGCGAACTCCAGCACATGGCCGTGCTTGTTGTTCTTGCGCGGGTTGGCCTCGTCGGGCCGGGCCTTGCCCGCCGCGCCACGGTCGGTGTTGTTGGTCAGAGCGGCGTAGACGCGTCCGGTGCGCGGGCTCGGCTCGACGTCCTCGGGGCGGTCCATCTTGGTGGCGCCCGCCTTGTCGCCCGCGATGCGGGTGAAGACGTAGACCTCGTCCGCGGTCATGCCCTCCACATGCGACTCGTCGCCCGTCGCGAGCGGAATCCACTCGCCGCGTCCGTCGAACTCGTGGTCTCCGGCGGGAAGTTCGCCCGAACCGTCGATCTCCCCCTCCGGGCTGTCGCCGGTCAGCTTCGCGACGTAAAGCGTCCCGTGGTCGAGCAGGCTCATGTTGTGTTCGTGGTCGGCCCGGCTGCCGCCGCGCCGCATCCGCTTCGACGACACGAACTTGTAGAGGTACTCGAAGCGTTCGTCGTCGCCCATGTAGACGACGGGGCGGCCGTCGCCCGTCAGCCTCGGCTGCGCGGCCTCGTGCTTGAAGCGGCCCAGCGCGGTGCGCTTACGGGGCGCCGACTCCGGGTCGTACGGGTCGAGTTCGACGACCCAGCCGAAGCGGTGCGGCTCATAGGGCTCCTTCACGACGTCGAAACGGTCGTCGAAGCGCTCCCATTTGCGTTCGGTCTCCGTGCCCTTGAGGGCGTAGCGCTCCAGCCGCTTGCGGTGCTCGTCGTCCTTCACCTTCGCGGTGTTGGCGAAGTACTGGTCGATGTTCTCCTCGCCGTGCAGCGTCGTGCCCCAAGGAGTGGTGCCGCCCGAGCAGTTGTTGAGGGTGCCGAGCACCTTGCGGCCCTCGGGGTCCTCGGACGTACGGAGCCACTTGCTGCCCGCCGCGGGGCCCGTGACCTCGAATGCCGTGGTGGCGGTGACGCGGCGGTTGAGCCGGTGCCGGGGCACGGCCTTGAGCGCGCCCGTGCCTTTCTCGCCCTCGACGACCACGACGGACAGGCCGTGCGCCGCCCAGCCGATCTCGGCCTGCTCACGGGTCGGGTCGTCCGCGTCGTACCCGGCGAACATCAGGTTCTCGTCGGTGTATTCGTGGTTCGCGACCAGCAACTGCCGCTTGCCGCCGCCTTCCTGGGCTTCCTTCTCGTCCAGCGGAAGGAGCGAGAGGAAGTCGTTGTTGTAGCCGAACTGCCCCTTCTGCGCCTTCGCCGACTGCTTCTTGGGATCGAAGTCCGGCGCACCGCGCAGGATCGGTTCGCCCCACCGGATCACGATGTTCTGCCCGTAGCCCTCGGGCACGGTCACCTTGTCGTCCGTGTTGGGCTCCACGGGCGTGAAGCGCAGCCCCTTCGCGGGCTTGCCCTTCGCCGCGTCCGCGTCGCCCGCCGAGAGCGCGCCCGCGGAACCGGCGCTGCACGCCCCCGTCGCGGTGGCGGCGGCAGCGACCCCCGCGACCGCCCCGGCACGCAGCACGGACCGGCGCGAGAGGACGCGGGCGATGACGTCACCCACGTACTCGTTGCCGCTGGTGTTGGGCGCCTCGTGGAAGCAGGCGTCACCACAGCGGTAACGGCAGGTCATCGCCGACCTGCCGCCCGGGTGCGAACCGAGCACCGTCAGCAGCTTGCGCATGGTCTCCTCCGGATCTCCGTACGTACGGCCGCGCGCCGACGCTATGGGCGCGGCGCCGCGAGAAGACGACACCGGGCTGAACCGGAGGTGAACCTCGGTTCGCCAGGCGGCCCGGCGACGGGTACCCGAGGCACGCGGTCGTACGAGTCAGGGGCCCGGCGGGCAACGGCCGCCCCGCGCTACGGGCGCGGCCACGGCGCCCGGCGGCACACGCGACTCAGCACGGCTTCTCGGCGCACTGAGCCGGGTGGATCCGGTCGATCCGGTGGTCCAGCCACTCCCCGCAGGCCCACGACAGCATCAGCAGCGTCAGCACCACCACCGCGCCCTTCACCACGCGACGCTGCCCCTGTCCGCCACGGGCCCGCAGCACGGCACGTGCGAGGGACCAGGTCAGCAGGGTGAGCAGGGGGAACCCGAAGAGCATGCCGGGCAGTTCGATGTACAGCAGGCTGAAGTCGACCGGGTTCTCGACGCCCAGGTCCAGCCCGGGAGCCGCGCCGTTCAGCCACACCCCGAAACCGGTCGCAGCCGCGAGAGCCGCGATCAGGCACCCGGCCGCCGCTACGGCCGTCCCCTCCCGCTCTTCACGCTCTTCACGCTCTCCACTCGGTTCCATGACGGAACGGACGCCGTTCGCCGCCCCGGCAGTTCCCCGGGTGCGGCCGACGTCACACCCCACGAGTACGCCGCTCGGCACACCGCACCTCAGCGCCGCCGCCGCGGCACACCGCACCTCAGCGCCGCCGCCGCGGCACGGCGGGCTTCGCCGGTGCCTTCGCGCGCACCATCAGCGTGCCGACGTTCTCCGGTTCCGGTGCGGGCAGCACAGACGCCTCGATCTCCGTGAGTCCGCTGCGCTTCAGCAGGTCCCGCCACATCTCCGGCGAGTACGACCAGCGCAGCACCGGGAGCCTGCGTCCGCTGAGGCCGTTGCCGTACATCGCCTGCGGACCGTAGAAGCCCTCGATGGGCTCGGCCTGCGAAAGCGCCAGCACGCCACCGGGGTTGAGTCTGCGGCCGATCAGCGGCACGAGTCTCTCCGGGTCGGTGAACCACACCGCGCCCCAGCGCGAGTAGACCGCGTCATAGGTGGTGGACGTGTCCGCGAGGTACTCGCACGCCTCGGCGTTGACGAAGGACAGCCCGGGTGTGCCCTCCCACCACAGCCGGGCGCGGGCGGTCTGCGCGGGCGACAGGTCCAGTGCCGTCACCTCGACGCCGGTACGTGCGAGCCAGACCGCCTCCCTCCCCTCTGCGGACCCCAACTCCAGCGCGGTACGCGGCCGTCCGAGAAAGTCGGCCCCCGGCCCGTGGCCCGGGTACTGCGTCCACTCGAAGGAGTCGACGACGGGCGCGGGCGGCATCCCGTCCCCGCTGTGCGGCTTGTACGTGTCCCAGTACTCGGGGAGGCTCTTCGACGTGAGAGGCATGCGCTTCCTCGCAGGGTGCGGGGCGAAATGTCACCTGCCCCGTGACCGTAGGCCGACCGCCGCCGCCAGGGGGCGGGACGCGACGGCTTCACCCGAACGTGCTGCGGGGCGCCGGAGGGTGCCGACGGGTGCCGCGACGGGTGCCGGAGCTGCGGAACGCCGTCGCAGCGGCGCCCCGCTGCGAACTGCCCGCCCGGCTGGGCGGGTTCGGTCGCGCCTTCCGCCTGACCCCTCTGTCCCGGGGAGAACCTGAGCGTCGGTCCCGAGGGAGAACATGTGGCTGTGCGGTCCGTCCGCCCGCACCGTCCACCCGTACGAGTACGACCCCGAAGGAAGGCAGCGAGACCCCGTGAGCACATTCGACTCTCCCGTCCCCCGCTTCCATCTCGCCATGCCCGTCGACGACTTGGAAGCCGCGCGGCACTTCTACGGCGAGGTGCTCGGCTTGGAGCAGGGGCGCAGCGCGGAGACGTGGACGGACTGGAATCTGCACGGGCACCAGTTCGTCACGCATCTCGCACCCGGCCGCGCCGATGGCGGCGCGAGCAATCCCGTCGACGGGCACGACGTTCCCGTGCCGCACTTCGGGCTCATCCTGGCGGTGCCCGAGTTCCACAGGCTGGCGGAGCGGCTGCGGGCCGCGGGCACCGAGTTCGTGATCGAGCCGTATGTACGGTTCGAGGGGCAGCCGGGGGAGCAGTGGACGATGTTCCTGCGCGATCCGGCTGGAAACGCGCTGGAGTTCAAGGCGTTCGCCGACGACTCGCAGGTGTTCGCCACCGACTGAGGCGCCACTGCCTGCCGTATGCGTCGGCCACCGGCTCGGAGAGGACGAGAGACACCTTCCGGCATGCTCCGTTCTTGCTCCGGAGTAGCCCATTCCTGAAAGGGAGGCACCTGAAGGTCCTGCGGGAGCGCCGACCGTGGAACAGCTTGCCCAAGCGCTCGACGCCGCTTCCTCCGAGACGCCCTCCGCGCAAGGCGTTCGGGCAGTCGAGCGGTGAGACCGGCAACTGACGTGCCGGGCGCGGCAGTCGGCGCCCCGGTGCACGGCGAAGGCCCCGGCACAGGCGCACGTCGCGCGCCGTACCGGGGCCCGTTGTCGCAGGCGGTCGGCCAGTTCAGCCGACGATGCCGGAGGCGCCCTCCACGGCGGGCATACCGGCGTTGATCGTGCCGTTGAGGCCGCCAAGGCCGGGGACGCCGCTGTTCACGCTGGCGGCGACACCGCCCGGGCCGGGGGTGACGTCGACGCTGGCCAGGCCGCCGGGGAGCGAGGCGCCCACGCCGCCGGAGACGCCGTCGAGTTCGGCGTCGGAGATCTCGGCGGTCTCGATCTGAGGTGCCATGTCACGCATGAGAAGTTCCAATCAACGAGCGGGGGACGTGATGCCGGTGGTGCCTGAACGAGTGTCCGGGAGTACCGGCAGTCGTGGGATCAGACCATCTCTGCGGAGCGCCCTGCCACTTGTCACACCCGTCTCCCTCATCATCCTCACGTGATCTTCTGATTCGTTACCGATCTCTGCGTCAACAGGCCGTCTTCGAAGGTGACTTGGAAGACTTCGCATGGAATTACGGGCACGCCGGACAACACGGCGACGACGGAAACCCGATCCGCGGGGCACGCCGCGCGGAAACACGACCGATGAGATCCGACCGGCGGAACACGACAAGCGGAACGCGGCAGAGCCCCGGCTCGTGTGCAATCGCACTCAGGCGTCGCACACGGGCCGGGGCCCTGGAAGCGAAGGTACTCAGCCGACGAGGCCGGTGACGCTGCTCACGCCGGGGAGGCTGCTGCTCAGGGCGGGGGCCGAGCCGCTGACGCTGCCCGAGACGCCGCCGACGCCGTCGATGCCGCCGGCCACGTTGCCGGCCACGCCGTCCAGGCCGGCGGAGAGGTCGCCGCCCAGGCCGGCGCTCACGCCGCCCGACACGTTGTCGAGGTCGGCGTCCGAGATCTCGGCGGTCTCGATCTGAGGCGTCATGTCACGCATGCGAAGTTCCAATCAACGAGCGGGAAGTTGACCCCCAAGGGACAACATTGGAGGTCGGAAGATCAGAACATCTCGCCGGGCGGCCCTGCCACTCCAGGAAACCTTCTCCTTCTGATCCTCACCTCATCTTTCGATTTGCGAAGTCCGTCAGCGACCGTCACGGAACCGTCCGTCGGTCCCGGTGCCGACCGGTGCGCCCCGCTCTCCGCAAGCACGCGAGGACAACCAAGCGGACCGCGATATTCCGCTGTATGCAGGGGAGTTGGCGTCGGCGAGCGAGACCGCGGTGCCCCCGCCGGGCCCTGTCCCTTACGTCCGCTCCCGCACCCGCGGACCCTTTCGGGCGGCCAGACGGCATGCATCCGCGTGCGACACCGTGAAGATCTCGTGTGCGCGCTCTGCACCCCGGATCCACTCCCGAGACCGCCGCCGGGACCGTGCCGACACCCGCCGTGCCCGCACCGTTCAGCTCAACGCACGTACGGCTCACGGAAGTTCAGCTTCGCTGAGCGCGGCTCAGGGCCTCGCTCGGCACTGCCGTGCCCTCGGCTCAGCCCCGGGCGCCGGACCGGCCGCCGCCGATACGGATCTTCGCCCAGAGCTGCTTATGGTCCGAATGCTCCGAGAAACCGAGGCTGTTGGACTCCACGCGCACCGACGGCGACACGAAGATGTAGTCGATCTTCCCCTTGCTGTGCGTGGGTTCGCCGGAGCGGCAGGGCGCATACCGGGTGCGCGGCAGCTCCGCCGCGCGGCGCTCGGGCTTCATCGCGTCCGTGCACGGGCTCCCCGCCTCCTTGAAGGCGCCGCGCGCTCCATTGCCGTAGTCGCGGTCGTAGAGGCGGTCCAGAACACCGGAGAGCGGAAGGTCGTTGATGTCCCCGCCGAGGAGGACGGTGTATCCGTCGTAGCGGTCGGTGAGCACTCGCTGCACCTTCGCGACCTCGCGCTCGCGGCTCGCCAGATACTTGCCCTCACCGGGCGTCAGATGGGCCGAGCAGACGACGAGTTTGCGGGGTTCGGAGCGCGCACAGACCATTTCGCGGTACTCGTCGCCGTCGGTGGAGCCGAGCTGGTGCACGTCGGTGTCGTTCTCGGAGAAGCCGAGGCCGTCGCGGAAGACGATCGTGTTGCCGAAGTCGGTGGGGTGGTGGCAGCGCGCCGGGGTCCCGCGGTTCCTCTCCAGGTTCCTCACGGGACTGAACAGCACGGTGTAGCCCGGCAGCCGGTCCTCCAGCCGCTCGTCCCAGTCGCGGCAGCTCTCCTGCATCGCGACGAACAGCGGCTTGCGGTCCTTCACGTCCTCGGCGAAGGCGTC from Streptomyces marispadix includes:
- a CDS encoding PhoX family protein, which encodes MRKLLTVLGSHPGGRSAMTCRYRCGDACFHEAPNTSGNEYVGDVIARVLSRRSVLRAGAVAGVAAAATATGACSAGSAGALSAGDADAAKGKPAKGLRFTPVEPNTDDKVTVPEGYGQNIVIRWGEPILRGAPDFDPKKQSAKAQKGQFGYNNDFLSLLPLDEKEAQEGGGKRQLLVANHEYTDENLMFAGYDADDPTREQAEIGWAAHGLSVVVVEGEKGTGALKAVPRHRLNRRVTATTAFEVTGPAAGSKWLRTSEDPEGRKVLGTLNNCSGGTTPWGTTLHGEENIDQYFANTAKVKDDEHRKRLERYALKGTETERKWERFDDRFDVVKEPYEPHRFGWVVELDPYDPESAPRKRTALGRFKHEAAQPRLTGDGRPVVYMGDDERFEYLYKFVSSKRMRRGGSRADHEHNMSLLDHGTLYVAKLTGDSPEGEIDGSGELPAGDHEFDGRGEWIPLATGDESHVEGMTADEVYVFTRIAGDKAGATKMDRPEDVEPSPRTGRVYAALTNNTDRGAAGKARPDEANPRKNNKHGHVLEFAEHGDDPAARRFTWRLFLVCGDPEDPGTYFGGFPKDQVSPISCPDNVAFDDYGNLWLATDDGQLGFHDGLFGVATTAGSRRGEVRQFLTVPNGAETCGPLIQDRRVLVSVQHPGEIDGASVEEPASQWPDGPGSYVRPAVVSVWRKDGGDIGV
- a CDS encoding type A2 lantipeptide — its product is MAPQIETAEISDAELDGVSGGVGASLPGGLASVDVTPGPGGVAASVNSGVPGLGGLNGTINAGMPAVEGASGIVG
- a CDS encoding DMT family transporter; the protein is MGLAWVVLVVSGVLETVWAGALEASGNFHRLWPSLLFVGALAASMAGLSYAVGHIPLGTAYGVWVGIGALGTAVYGMAALGDAVTVARVVCLLLIVTGAVGLRVLH
- a CDS encoding VOC family protein, whose amino-acid sequence is MSTFDSPVPRFHLAMPVDDLEAARHFYGEVLGLEQGRSAETWTDWNLHGHQFVTHLAPGRADGGASNPVDGHDVPVPHFGLILAVPEFHRLAERLRAAGTEFVIEPYVRFEGQPGEQWTMFLRDPAGNALEFKAFADDSQVFATD
- a CDS encoding D-2-hydroxyacid dehydrogenase family protein, translating into MRVAVLDDYQQAAHHFADWQSLDAEVTFLHEHIDNTDALAEALRGHDVVVAMRERTPFTAERFERLPDLRLLVTTGMANAAIDVAAAERHGVTVCGTQSPATATPELTWGLILSLLRHIPAESTGVREGQWQHSIGGDLYGRTLGIVGLGRLGSRVATVGRAFGMRVLAWSSNLEPSTARERGAEPVNKQTLFAESDVVTVHYKLSERSTGLIGCEELSWMKPTAYLVNTSRGPLIDTDALVDALVEGRIAGAGLDVYDVEPLPADHPLRTAPRTVLTPHIGYVTEETYRIFYGEAVEDIAAWAEGNPVRTLAP
- a CDS encoding class I SAM-dependent methyltransferase; this encodes MPLTSKSLPEYWDTYKPHSGDGMPPAPVVDSFEWTQYPGHGPGADFLGRPRTALELGSAEGREAVWLARTGVEVTALDLSPAQTARARLWWEGTPGLSFVNAEACEYLADTSTTYDAVYSRWGAVWFTDPERLVPLIGRRLNPGGVLALSQAEPIEGFYGPQAMYGNGLSGRRLPVLRWSYSPEMWRDLLKRSGLTEIEASVLPAPEPENVGTLMVRAKAPAKPAVPRRRR
- a CDS encoding quinone oxidoreductase family protein; the encoded protein is MSTDTRASTDTERRDGGMAKRVVAESYGGPEALSLIDSDVPAPGQGEVTLRALAIGVNPLDYKLYSGGMGKDPAALPMPVGLELSGTVTAVGRGSEGPAGPLSVGDEVMAYPAPGAYATDLTVPASSVVPKPPELSWEAAAGLLLTGATAVHALTVVDPSEGETLLIHGASGGVGLLAVQIAAASGARVVGTASERHLELVERYGATALPYGDGLLKRVREAAPDGVDAVVDTSGTREAIDASLELVPDRERIVSILAFDRGDTGIKLIGGAPNADPGTQIRAGAWRRLIRLVRQGELEVPVSRSYSLAEAAEAHRFLAEGHPGGKVVLLP
- a CDS encoding dienelactone hydrolase family protein; translation: MSAPPLRQNLRFDADGVEIYGYLALPEGGTGPGVVVIQEWWGLTDQIADVADQFAAAGFVALAPDLYGGRTTHDSDDAARLASELPMNTAVRELVGAVDYLLAHEAVRGDAVGAVGFCMGGGFVLALAAEAGERIAAAVPYYGVASDDEVDFSGVRADVLGHYGELDENATPARAEEIAARIRAESGAKVTIERYPAGHAFANEENHLGTYDPDSTRLAWERTLAFLRERLPD
- a CDS encoding endonuclease/exonuclease/phosphatase family protein, translated to MIAPLSGLVAAAALVGGGLLLAGSDSGTRPVQSARGSYVVGQFNMAGGTTEHGGKHNEAPDAFAEDVKDRKPLFVAMQESCRDWDERLEDRLPGYTVLFSPVRNLERNRGTPARCHHPTDFGNTIVFRDGLGFSENDTDVHQLGSTDGDEYREMVCARSEPRKLVVCSAHLTPGEGKYLASREREVAKVQRVLTDRYDGYTVLLGGDINDLPLSGVLDRLYDRDYGNGARGAFKEAGSPCTDAMKPERRAAELPRTRYAPCRSGEPTHSKGKIDYIFVSPSVRVESNSLGFSEHSDHKQLWAKIRIGGGRSGARG
- a CDS encoding type A2 lantipeptide; its protein translation is MRDMTPQIETAEISDADLDNVSGGVSAGLGGDLSAGLDGVAGNVAGGIDGVGGVSGSVSGSAPALSSSLPGVSSVTGLVG